The Methanolacinia petrolearia DSM 11571 genome has a segment encoding these proteins:
- a CDS encoding toll/interleukin-1 receptor domain-containing protein, with protein MYIDPNWSFLEAVEAAYAFYRGNGVMARGRQFNALRNWGNVVGKKSAINEMESFIRECGTKKGAAEKLEISVSTLRRLEIFYGALPEKKYDVALSFSGNERDYVKIVADSLIKNKINVFYDEYEEVNMWGKNLIIHLEEIFSNEASCVVIFASKNYVEKAYPCLEKDAALVTAINSKKEYILIGKFDETQIPGIPPSIKYIDLKKISAEQFADLIYQKLKYLRVI; from the coding sequence ATGTATATTGATCCCAACTGGAGTTTTTTAGAGGCTGTTGAAGCCGCATACGCTTTTTATAGAGGTAACGGTGTCATGGCAAGAGGAAGACAATTCAATGCGTTAAGAAATTGGGGAAATGTTGTAGGAAAAAAAAGTGCAATTAATGAAATGGAGTCATTTATAAGAGAATGTGGGACAAAAAAAGGAGCTGCAGAAAAATTAGAGATTTCTGTCAGTACATTAAGAAGGCTTGAAATATTTTATGGGGCTCTTCCTGAAAAAAAATATGACGTTGCACTCTCTTTCTCTGGAAATGAGCGAGATTATGTAAAAATAGTAGCTGATTCTTTAATTAAAAATAAAATAAATGTTTTTTACGATGAATATGAGGAAGTCAATATGTGGGGTAAGAATTTAATTATACATCTTGAAGAAATTTTTTCAAATGAAGCAAGTTGTGTTGTTATTTTTGCTTCAAAAAATTATGTAGAAAAGGCATATCCTTGCTTAGAGAAAGATGCTGCTTTAGTAACAGCAATAAATTCAAAAAAGGAATACATCTTAATAGGCAAATTTGATGAAACTCAAATACCAGGAATCCCTCCTTCTATCAAATATATTGATTTGAAAAAAATTTCAGCAGAACAGTTTGCAGATTTAATTTACCAAAAGCTGAAATATTTGAGAGTAATTTAA
- a CDS encoding LemA family protein, with translation MIGYIILGIIIVVIIVLVLWFVSIYNKFFSLKNSSEATLGQIKVAMKKRLDMIDQLLGSVKSYAKFEKETLEGVTKMRSSVGSAGVGDLNKIEAESRSVLGRLFAVMENYPDLKTSQTVKTLMDSIKDIEDEIARQRYTYNNISQQFNTMLETIPSNIIGNMIHLKKLDYLEFEDENLEKAPKIEF, from the coding sequence ATGATCGGATACATAATACTAGGAATAATAATTGTTGTAATAATCGTGCTGGTGCTCTGGTTCGTCAGCATCTACAACAAATTCTTCAGCCTGAAAAATTCGTCCGAGGCAACACTCGGCCAGATAAAAGTCGCGATGAAGAAGCGCCTCGACATGATCGACCAGCTCCTCGGCTCCGTCAAGAGCTATGCAAAATTCGAGAAGGAGACGCTCGAAGGCGTAACAAAGATGCGCAGCAGCGTCGGCAGTGCAGGAGTAGGCGACCTGAACAAGATCGAAGCCGAATCCAGGTCTGTCCTCGGCCGCCTCTTCGCGGTGATGGAGAACTATCCCGACCTGAAGACCTCGCAGACCGTCAAAACCCTGATGGACTCGATAAAGGACATCGAGGACGAGATCGCCCGCCAGCGCTACACCTACAACAACATCTCGCAGCAGTTCAACACCATGCTCGAGACGATCCCGTCGAACATCATCGGAAACATGATCCACCTAAAGAAGCTCGACTACCTCGAGTTCGAAGACGAAAACCTCGAAAAGGCCCCGAAGATAGAATTCTGA
- a CDS encoding DUF2207 domain-containing protein, giving the protein MEEKTQIAAVFIVTLIIGIIAIFGPGLVGSDLTGFADDLVADSYEVTWYENGTLTERYVYDVRISGDYRMLYRVWSASLYSAENSQNIPVSSRIELTGMTVPEGTAGYIKTKNGEVYLFNSDSSQVESFVSQKAYTNEAGIVDTGYFDAGQYTVEFTYVIYPPIEYDEEAAHISLMFASEHIPYKNVKIVLDSDLITDTFTHPPGYETTEEDGKVIITGSSPEDELIEVEMLLKPEAADIIPGDKEYVPGVIEETESANNSYYLGFTVADITGIIAKIIIILTPFLLLFLYFRVGKENNYTVPEYLSTIPNPKLRPWEVNLLFKGDAFESDQDAFYATLLSLHKQKKIRITEKDDKKGIVIEVLDTTVDDRYEQKVLNFISANTKDDNKLDTGYFNEISKKAAVSKADERIAVALRDSLSSLMSNTDASLSEKYATDGRVYLIPFYIAGALVIVASIGVLFLFSDAATQLFFSAALGGVIIVQAIVATLFPTTLFGRWKEDYYKEKLEWNSFKKFLSDLSQIKKYGTEDLNMWGEWLIYGTALGIGDKVEEAMKTLDLDVSEGGGVYFYPHYTSWYMGFYAMRTFTPSSQGGGPGGVGGGFGGGGGFGGGGAGGR; this is encoded by the coding sequence ATGGAAGAAAAAACCCAGATTGCAGCAGTCTTTATCGTAACGCTCATAATCGGGATCATCGCCATTTTCGGCCCGGGACTCGTCGGATCGGATCTCACCGGGTTCGCCGACGATCTCGTCGCCGACTCCTACGAGGTCACATGGTACGAGAACGGAACCCTTACCGAACGCTACGTATACGACGTCAGGATTTCAGGGGACTACAGGATGCTCTACCGTGTCTGGTCGGCCTCCCTCTACTCTGCCGAAAACTCGCAGAACATCCCCGTATCGTCCCGCATCGAACTTACCGGGATGACGGTACCCGAAGGGACGGCAGGATACATCAAGACCAAAAACGGCGAAGTATATCTCTTCAACTCCGATAGCAGCCAGGTCGAATCCTTCGTCAGCCAGAAGGCTTATACAAACGAAGCGGGAATCGTCGACACCGGGTACTTCGATGCCGGACAGTACACCGTCGAATTCACATACGTAATCTACCCGCCGATCGAATACGACGAAGAGGCCGCCCACATCAGCCTGATGTTCGCAAGCGAGCACATCCCGTATAAGAACGTAAAGATCGTCCTCGATTCGGACCTGATAACCGACACATTCACGCATCCCCCCGGATACGAAACCACTGAGGAAGACGGAAAGGTAATCATCACCGGAAGCTCCCCCGAAGACGAGCTGATCGAAGTAGAGATGCTGCTCAAGCCCGAAGCCGCGGACATAATCCCCGGCGACAAGGAATACGTTCCCGGAGTTATCGAAGAGACCGAATCGGCGAACAACAGCTATTACCTCGGGTTCACAGTAGCTGACATCACCGGAATAATCGCGAAGATAATCATAATCCTGACACCGTTCCTCCTCCTGTTCCTCTATTTCAGGGTGGGAAAAGAGAACAATTACACGGTCCCCGAATATCTAAGCACAATCCCCAATCCCAAACTCAGGCCGTGGGAGGTAAACCTGCTCTTCAAAGGCGACGCATTCGAATCCGACCAGGACGCCTTTTACGCGACTCTCCTCAGCCTTCATAAGCAGAAGAAGATCAGGATCACGGAAAAAGACGACAAAAAAGGAATCGTGATCGAAGTCCTCGACACAACCGTAGACGACCGGTACGAACAGAAGGTCCTGAACTTCATCAGTGCAAACACAAAGGACGACAACAAACTCGATACCGGCTACTTCAATGAGATCTCCAAAAAAGCAGCGGTATCAAAGGCGGACGAAAGGATCGCAGTAGCACTCAGGGACAGTCTCAGCAGCCTGATGTCAAATACCGATGCATCCCTCTCGGAAAAATACGCAACCGACGGAAGGGTCTACCTGATCCCGTTCTACATCGCCGGCGCCCTGGTCATCGTCGCCTCGATAGGAGTGCTCTTCCTCTTTTCAGATGCGGCAACACAACTGTTCTTCTCGGCAGCTCTCGGCGGAGTCATCATAGTCCAGGCAATAGTCGCAACACTGTTCCCCACCACTCTCTTCGGACGCTGGAAGGAGGACTATTACAAGGAAAAACTGGAATGGAACTCATTCAAAAAATTCCTCTCCGACCTCAGCCAGATAAAAAAATACGGGACCGAAGACCTCAACATGTGGGGCGAATGGCTCATCTACGGAACCGCTCTCGGGATCGGCGACAAGGTCGAAGAGGCGATGAAGACCCTTGACCTCGACGTGTCCGAAGGCGGCGGAGTATACTTCTACCCGCACTACACCTCGTGGTACATGGGCTTTTACGCGATGAGAACCTTCACACCCTCGTCACAGGGCGGGGGGCCCGGAGGAGTCGGAGGAGGCTTCGGCGGTGGCGGCGGATTCGGCGGCGGAGGTGCAGGCGGGAGATAA
- a CDS encoding GAF domain-containing protein — protein sequence MISGFPGDTEESIYDMSEGANFILDENHQLLAANSSFFAITGLDYAIMEDNLNFLSLVPDDEVLLFMNFFKKRLDDPYNSPKTSEFRVLDSDKNEHKLILTAARIPETRKIFISSLELGMNLPQGDIRETGGETSHDAGQKYSTGGPGRLSDQYFHFSYLVEHQHEPVFVLVGDVIVYVNEAGIRFLGKDNRYDIIGKSPYDFLDKETQKRIIKLFKGMNAGKVSHPVEESFRVRGGELIDVEISSVPIIYEGIAGSQYQIRDITSRKRSEEQAVLRLRQIQIVNSVLESTVYGFSLPEILENVLKKILDSFEIQSCLVYLKNNDPSTARLASSLNVPIWFKERYNLINIREWPYNIIFYGGQPRYIENLPDRPPGVFDVKILEDLGAISYAGIPVFSEKNVVGVFYVTKGDNCCFTPFEKATLEEIGKEVGSAVVKGLVEEKFGMEYNAIKDLLGIALKENDRIWNTIISSRWDRGGDSADVSDCRMDLINEIGSRMDIINNLRVVYDFLIDENRCLKPICIDSVIRSAIYHFAGATIEYDRALYFVFADDNLSYVFINILNMFSLNREDFSLNIRHSIRNGEISIIISDRDRSGIIDNIESLLDVQPEEALRPSNIAMYATRMLVAAYNGTIGILKSEEDGEAEKSLVITLKRYGRS from the coding sequence ATGATATCCGGTTTTCCGGGCGATACTGAAGAGAGTATTTATGATATGTCCGAAGGAGCGAATTTTATTCTTGATGAAAACCATCAGCTGCTTGCGGCAAATTCATCATTTTTCGCAATAACCGGGCTGGATTATGCGATTATGGAAGATAATCTGAATTTCCTGTCCCTGGTTCCTGATGATGAAGTTCTGCTTTTCATGAATTTTTTTAAAAAACGCCTGGACGATCCTTACAACTCCCCGAAAACGTCAGAGTTCAGAGTTCTTGATTCCGATAAGAACGAGCATAAATTAATTTTGACTGCCGCAAGGATCCCGGAAACAAGGAAGATATTCATATCTTCCCTTGAACTCGGGATGAATCTTCCCCAGGGAGATATTCGTGAAACCGGGGGTGAAACGAGCCACGATGCAGGACAAAAATATAGCACCGGCGGCCCCGGAAGGCTGTCCGACCAGTATTTTCATTTCAGTTATCTCGTCGAGCACCAGCACGAACCGGTTTTTGTACTGGTGGGGGATGTCATTGTATATGTAAACGAGGCGGGAATTCGTTTCTTAGGCAAGGACAACCGCTATGATATCATAGGAAAATCACCGTATGATTTCCTGGATAAGGAAACACAAAAAAGGATAATAAAGTTATTTAAAGGTATGAATGCCGGGAAGGTCAGTCATCCGGTGGAAGAGTCCTTCAGGGTCAGAGGAGGTGAGTTAATTGATGTTGAGATCTCATCGGTACCTATTATTTATGAAGGGATTGCAGGTTCTCAGTACCAGATCCGGGATATAACTTCCAGGAAGAGATCTGAGGAGCAGGCCGTTTTAAGGCTCCGGCAGATTCAGATTGTAAATTCTGTCCTTGAATCAACGGTATACGGTTTTTCGCTTCCTGAAATTCTTGAAAATGTCCTGAAAAAGATACTTGACAGTTTTGAGATCCAGTCCTGTCTGGTCTATCTGAAGAATAACGATCCTTCGACTGCACGGCTGGCATCATCGCTGAATGTTCCGATCTGGTTTAAAGAGCGATACAACCTGATCAATATCCGTGAATGGCCCTACAATATAATTTTTTATGGCGGGCAGCCGAGGTATATCGAAAATCTCCCCGACAGACCTCCGGGGGTCTTCGATGTAAAGATACTCGAAGATCTGGGGGCGATATCGTATGCGGGAATCCCGGTTTTTTCCGAAAAAAATGTCGTAGGGGTATTTTACGTCACAAAAGGCGATAATTGCTGTTTCACTCCCTTTGAAAAGGCCACTCTTGAAGAGATCGGAAAAGAGGTCGGTTCTGCCGTTGTTAAAGGTTTAGTCGAGGAAAAGTTCGGAATGGAGTATAATGCGATAAAGGATCTCCTGGGTATTGCCCTAAAAGAGAATGACAGGATCTGGAATACGATCATCAGCTCCAGGTGGGACAGAGGAGGTGATTCTGCGGACGTTTCCGACTGCCGGATGGATCTGATAAATGAGATCGGCTCGAGGATGGACATAATAAACAACCTGCGTGTCGTCTATGACTTTCTCATAGACGAAAACAGGTGTTTAAAACCGATATGTATCGATTCGGTTATAAGAAGCGCAATCTATCATTTCGCAGGTGCGACTATCGAATACGATCGTGCTCTTTATTTCGTCTTTGCTGATGACAATCTCTCCTATGTTTTTATAAATATCCTGAATATGTTCAGTCTCAACCGCGAGGATTTCTCCCTTAATATCAGGCATAGCATCAGGAACGGTGAGATCTCCATAATCATATCCGACAGGGACAGGTCGGGAATAATTGATAATATTGAAAGCCTGCTTGATGTTCAGCCTGAAGAGGCTCTCCGGCCCTCGAATATCGCGATGTATGCAACGAGGATGCTGGTTGCGGCTTATAACGGAACAATCGGTATTCTGAAATCGGAAGAGGATGGAGAAGCGGAAAAATCCCTGGTAATTACATTGAAGAGATACGGAAGAAGCTGA
- a CDS encoding HAD family hydrolase produces MSDIKEPLPGPVKGIIFDMDNTLYNFFDAKILACERVCETIGAGNGQELFRYFLSGKRGFENPENIRDYMTDLGVSDESESLFKNASCIYEDVKLSSITLYPGVPELIRELHESGMRLTIVTDADSIQAKKRLTKLELYDYFESVITPDVTGKRKPDPLNFFSAMEVMNTTPEETMVVGDSPKREIEPGNKLGLTTVYAKYGDWLKTPFPSIKPDHVLEKFYDLRTILDL; encoded by the coding sequence ATGAGCGATATAAAAGAACCTCTACCCGGACCTGTAAAAGGCATAATCTTCGATATGGACAATACGCTCTATAACTTCTTCGATGCCAAAATCCTTGCATGTGAAAGGGTTTGCGAAACGATCGGTGCAGGGAACGGGCAGGAGCTGTTCAGGTATTTTCTGTCGGGAAAACGCGGTTTTGAAAATCCTGAAAATATCAGGGATTATATGACCGATCTCGGTGTATCGGACGAATCCGAATCCCTGTTCAAAAATGCCTCATGTATCTACGAAGACGTCAAACTCTCTTCGATCACCCTGTATCCGGGAGTACCGGAATTGATTAGGGAACTTCACGAATCGGGTATGAGGCTTACAATCGTCACCGATGCAGACAGCATACAGGCAAAAAAGAGGCTGACAAAACTCGAATTATATGACTATTTCGAGTCTGTAATAACCCCGGATGTAACAGGGAAGAGAAAACCTGACCCTTTGAATTTTTTCAGCGCGATGGAGGTCATGAACACGACCCCGGAAGAGACGATGGTCGTCGGCGACAGCCCGAAAAGAGAGATCGAGCCGGGAAACAAGCTCGGCCTCACTACAGTATATGCAAAATACGGCGACTGGCTGAAGACGCCGTTTCCGTCGATCAAGCCGGACCATGTTCTCGAAAAATTCTATGACCTGAGAACAATACTCGATCTCTGA
- a CDS encoding DUF1624 domain-containing protein → MNNGTVTRRIPEIDLFRGTAVMMMILFHTVFDLYYFGLFNIDIHSGFWGGFGYITGFLFVFIAGISAWISRMRAESRLDEKGILIKFLKRGLFIFSIGLGITAVTWFFAPKSAIIFGTLHLIGLSIILAPLFFRFSVKNIYIAAAIILAGLLIQGVSGDPALTIIGIHAPDFSTLDYKPLIPWFGYFLAGIAFSAFMYPNGRERSRLRSVKIPAPEFIQLIGRHSLIIYLVHQPVIILLLSLISGKMLLSF, encoded by the coding sequence ATGAACAACGGGACAGTTACAAGAAGAATCCCCGAGATCGATCTGTTCAGGGGAACTGCAGTAATGATGATGATCCTCTTTCATACCGTCTTCGACCTTTACTATTTCGGCCTCTTCAATATCGATATACATTCAGGCTTCTGGGGCGGTTTCGGGTATATCACCGGGTTCCTTTTCGTCTTCATCGCGGGAATATCGGCATGGATCAGCCGGATGAGAGCAGAGAGCAGGCTCGATGAAAAGGGAATCCTTATCAAATTCCTGAAAAGAGGCCTTTTCATATTCTCGATAGGGCTTGGAATAACTGCCGTGACCTGGTTCTTCGCGCCGAAAAGTGCAATAATCTTCGGGACGCTTCACCTGATCGGTCTTTCAATAATCCTTGCACCACTCTTTTTCAGGTTCTCTGTTAAGAATATCTACATCGCAGCTGCGATAATCCTCGCCGGGCTGCTGATACAGGGCGTAAGCGGAGATCCTGCATTAACAATCATCGGAATACATGCACCTGACTTCTCCACTCTTGATTATAAACCGCTGATCCCGTGGTTCGGATATTTCCTTGCGGGCATTGCATTCTCGGCCTTCATGTACCCGAACGGAAGAGAAAGGAGCCGCCTGAGATCCGTAAAGATCCCGGCCCCGGAATTCATACAGTTGATCGGCAGGCACTCGCTTATCATTTACCTTGTTCACCAGCCGGTGATCATACTCCTGCTTTCGCTAATCTCCGGAAAAATGCTGTTGTCTTTTTAA
- the ade gene encoding adenine deaminase has protein sequence MALGKAPADIVFLNAELFCPFDCKWDLCDFAVSDGIVIGKGDYSGREEIDLEGARVIPGLIDSHVHIESSLLTPSEYGRLVIPHGTTTVIADPHEIANVAGSAGIEYMLSEANKTDLNIEYMVPSCVPATPADMGGAVLGPEDIRRFSGRRHIIGLGEMMNYPGVISGQDDVYEKLEIFDTIDGHCPGLTGKELNAYVMQGIGSEHECTDLSGAREKLKAGMHIFMREGSTEKNLKALAPLVDDITVSRCSFATDDRHADMLCNSGHIDDCIRKAVEYGVRPELAYRMATLSASDHFRLYDRGAVSPGRRADFCIIDDSNEFEVRKTYIGGKEFTDPGHSPPGRIKYDFNLRVPEKSGMRIKGAGTAKVISIVEGEILTKRLDIKLDGDFVPDLENDILKAVVCDRYRGGGFGTGLVKGFGLKRGAIASSVSHDCHNVVAVGVSDEEIIEAIRCVASGRGGMAAVCGEKTAVLPFECGGIMSDLPYESVVDELARINELVEKMTSLKDPFMYLSFLALTVIPELRITDRGLFDVNSFTDVPVFD, from the coding sequence GTGGCGCTGGGGAAAGCGCCTGCGGATATCGTATTCCTGAATGCCGAGCTTTTTTGTCCGTTCGACTGCAAATGGGACCTGTGCGACTTTGCGGTGAGTGACGGAATCGTCATTGGTAAGGGGGACTATTCAGGGAGAGAAGAGATCGACCTCGAAGGTGCGAGGGTGATTCCCGGACTCATCGATTCTCATGTTCATATAGAAAGCTCTCTTTTGACACCCTCCGAATACGGCCGCCTTGTAATCCCCCACGGGACGACGACTGTTATCGCGGACCCGCACGAGATCGCCAATGTTGCGGGTTCTGCGGGAATAGAATATATGCTGTCGGAAGCGAACAAGACGGACCTGAATATCGAATACATGGTTCCGTCATGCGTGCCTGCGACGCCTGCCGATATGGGCGGTGCAGTACTCGGCCCGGAGGATATCAGGAGATTTTCGGGACGCAGACACATTATCGGTCTCGGGGAGATGATGAACTACCCCGGTGTGATATCCGGCCAGGATGATGTCTACGAAAAGCTGGAGATCTTCGATACTATCGACGGACACTGCCCGGGCCTGACAGGAAAGGAGCTCAATGCGTATGTCATGCAGGGTATAGGAAGCGAGCACGAATGCACGGATCTTTCCGGGGCACGTGAAAAGCTGAAGGCGGGTATGCACATCTTCATGAGGGAAGGCTCGACCGAGAAGAACCTGAAGGCTCTTGCTCCACTGGTCGACGATATTACGGTTTCAAGGTGCTCGTTTGCAACCGACGACAGGCATGCGGATATGCTCTGTAATTCGGGGCATATCGACGACTGTATCCGAAAAGCGGTTGAATACGGTGTCAGGCCGGAGCTTGCCTACAGGATGGCGACGCTATCCGCCTCTGATCATTTCCGCCTGTACGATCGCGGTGCGGTGTCTCCGGGGAGGAGGGCTGACTTCTGTATCATCGATGACTCTAATGAGTTTGAAGTCCGAAAGACATATATCGGCGGCAAAGAATTCACCGATCCTGGCCATTCTCCTCCGGGCAGGATCAAATATGATTTCAACCTTCGTGTGCCGGAAAAGAGCGGAATGCGGATCAAAGGAGCGGGGACGGCAAAGGTCATCTCGATCGTCGAAGGCGAGATCCTCACGAAGAGGCTCGACATCAAACTCGACGGGGATTTTGTTCCGGATCTGGAGAACGATATCCTGAAGGCCGTTGTATGTGACAGGTACAGGGGCGGGGGATTCGGCACCGGGCTGGTAAAAGGCTTCGGGCTGAAGAGAGGTGCGATCGCATCCAGCGTATCCCACGACTGCCATAATGTGGTCGCCGTCGGCGTGTCCGATGAGGAGATCATCGAAGCGATAAGATGCGTGGCCTCCGGCAGAGGCGGAATGGCGGCAGTCTGCGGTGAAAAAACAGCAGTTCTTCCGTTCGAATGCGGCGGGATAATGTCGGATCTCCCCTACGAATCTGTTGTGGACGAACTTGCCCGTATAAACGAACTGGTTGAGAAAATGACGTCATTAAAGGATCCGTTCATGTATCTCTCCTTCCTTGCACTGACGGTAATCCCCGAACTGAGGATAACAGACCGGGGCTTATTCGACGTGAATTCTTTTACTGATGTGCCTGTCTTTGATTAA
- a CDS encoding ParA family protein: MTFAHHKGGTGKTTSCINIAGFLQKKGEKVLVIDCDPQANATSGLGINPDECSVNMYDVYMNAFEGFPDVSIKDVIVDTESGISLAPASLDLVGVEPYLYSIDDRLTVLKESLKPVENEYDHILIDTPPSLGQFVLNGFIAADRIIINLDSGMFAQKGVDNLKAIFEDIKEITGRRKSADMAIITKTGDLHETRSSFQEIALIIKKMLKAAGEDENSEREKEIESMLSSFAGRTCSVPYDYNIIKAQLKGLPISHLFPDSPAAAAYREIAEIISVW, encoded by the coding sequence ATTACATTTGCCCATCATAAAGGAGGAACAGGAAAAACCACATCCTGTATAAATATTGCAGGATTTTTACAGAAGAAAGGGGAGAAGGTTCTTGTTATCGACTGCGACCCGCAGGCCAACGCCACCTCGGGTCTCGGAATAAACCCTGACGAATGCAGCGTAAATATGTACGATGTATATATGAACGCATTCGAGGGTTTTCCGGACGTATCCATAAAGGATGTCATCGTCGATACCGAATCGGGGATATCACTCGCTCCTGCTTCCCTCGATCTCGTAGGCGTAGAGCCGTATCTCTACAGTATCGACGACAGGCTGACTGTGCTGAAAGAATCGCTGAAACCGGTAGAAAACGAATACGATCACATCCTTATAGACACTCCGCCGAGCCTGGGCCAGTTCGTCCTCAACGGCTTCATTGCTGCGGACCGGATCATAATCAACCTCGACAGCGGGATGTTCGCACAGAAAGGAGTAGACAACCTGAAAGCGATCTTTGAAGATATTAAAGAGATTACAGGACGGAGGAAGAGCGCCGACATGGCAATCATCACGAAGACCGGAGATCTTCACGAGACGAGATCATCTTTCCAGGAGATCGCCCTGATAATAAAAAAGATGCTGAAGGCGGCAGGTGAAGATGAAAATAGCGAAAGAGAGAAGGAGATCGAATCCATGCTCTCATCATTTGCAGGCAGAACATGCTCCGTGCCCTACGACTACAATATAATAAAGGCACAGCTGAAAGGGCTGCCGATATCGCATCTTTTTCCCGACAGCCCCGCAGCAGCAGCCTACAGGGAGATTGCAGAAATAATCAGCGTTTGGTGA